One region of Juglans regia cultivar Chandler chromosome 4, Walnut 2.0, whole genome shotgun sequence genomic DNA includes:
- the LOC108980708 gene encoding exodeoxyribonuclease-like has protein sequence MKPKIVSWNVRGLNEVEKRLWIRHLLREWKADIVCLQETKLKVINRKIVRTLWSSNCVDWVYLASSGASGGIVVMWDRRMVEKVEDYIGRYMVACSFKSVLDGFMRAFAGVYGPNVDVDRRLLWDEIAGVHGWWELPWCIGGDFNVVRFQSESFGNRRLRPASLEFSKCIFDLNLIDLPLAGGPATWSNNQTWTRLDRFLISPEWERHFSDVWQKRLVRLASDHWPILLDCGGI, from the coding sequence ATGAAGCCAAAgattgtgtcttggaatgttCGAGGTCTCAACGAGGTAGAAAAGCGTCTTTGGATCCGGCACTtgcttcgtgagtggaaagcAGACATTGTGTGTTTACAAGAGACAAAGTTGAAGGTAATCAATAGGAAGATTGTGAGGACTCTTTGGAGTAGTAACTGTGTAGATTGGGTGTACTTGGCTTCTTCAGGGGCATCGGGAGGAATTGTAGTAATGTGGGATAGGCGGATGGTGGAGAAAGTAGAAGACTATATTGGGAGATATATGGTAGCATGTTCTTTCAAAAGCGTGCTAGATGGGTTCATGCGGGCATTCGCAGGTGTGTATGGACCCAATGTAGACGTGGATAGAAGATTATTGTGGGACGAGATAGCAGGGGTTCATGGTTGGTGGGAGctcccttggtgtattgggggtgaTTTCAATGTTGTTAGATTCCAAAGTGAGAGTTTTGGAAATAGAAGATTGAGGCCAGCTAGCTTGGAGTTCTCAAAATGTATCTTTGACTTGAACTTGATTGACCTACCACTTGCAGGGGGTCCCGCCAcatggtcaaataatcagactTGGACCCGCCTGGATCGTTTCTTAATTTCACCAGAATGGGAAAGACATTTTTCGGATGTTTGGCAAAAGCGGTTGGTACGTTTAGCTTCGGACCATTGGCCTATcttgcttgattgtggaggaATTTAG